A DNA window from Romeriopsis navalis LEGE 11480 contains the following coding sequences:
- a CDS encoding response regulator transcription factor: MTTILVVEDTASQAEIITGTLKTAGFATLWVGSSEEAKAKIEQQKPDAIVMDVVLPGASGFELCRELKDNPITKDIPVVLCSTKDSEMDKFWGLKQGASSYITKPINSDELLRAVQLLVA, translated from the coding sequence ATGACAACGATTCTGGTTGTAGAAGATACTGCTTCTCAAGCCGAAATCATCACCGGTACGCTCAAGACAGCTGGGTTTGCCACCTTGTGGGTCGGTAGTAGCGAAGAAGCAAAAGCCAAAATTGAACAGCAAAAGCCGGATGCAATTGTGATGGATGTGGTGTTGCCGGGGGCGAGCGGTTTTGAACTTTGCCGTGAACTGAAGGATAACCCCATCACCAAAGATATTCCGGTGGTGTTGTGTTCGACCAAAGATAGCGAAATGGATAAGTTTTGGGGGTTGAAGCAAGGTGCTTCTTCTTACATCACGAAACCGATTAATTCCGATGAACTGTTGCGGGCTGTTCAGCTACTCGTTGCCTAA
- a CDS encoding chemotaxis protein CheW: protein MTTSLSPPSTSERLREESHRYLSVYLPANRQAILPTDSLIEVLTFTPSQIISIPDTPSQVMGVCNWRGEVLWLVDAGHFFDATPSFCETNYQTKFNVVVLKRQNRALGLVVERVGNMLWCHPSEIAAIVPELIAPLAPDEMAESSAPPGQVAALDNMATRCLIGSWADPSGQDLLVLDAAAILNLFV from the coding sequence ATGACTACTTCTTTGTCTCCCCCTTCTACCTCAGAGCGATTGCGTGAAGAATCGCACCGCTATTTAAGCGTTTATCTACCGGCTAATCGTCAGGCAATTTTGCCAACCGATAGCCTGATTGAGGTATTGACGTTTACACCCTCACAAATTATCTCGATTCCCGACACCCCGTCGCAAGTTATGGGTGTCTGTAATTGGCGTGGTGAAGTACTCTGGCTCGTCGATGCCGGACATTTCTTTGATGCGACCCCTTCATTTTGTGAAACCAATTACCAGACTAAATTCAATGTTGTGGTGTTGAAACGTCAAAACCGAGCCCTGGGCTTAGTGGTGGAACGGGTGGGCAATATGTTGTGGTGTCATCCGAGTGAGATTGCCGCGATTGTGCCTGAGCTAATCGCGCCGTTGGCCCCGGATGAGATGGCCGAATCGTCAGCGCCGCCGGGTCAAGTTGCGGCATTAGATAACATGGCCACGCGCTGTTTGATTGGCTCTTGGGCCGATCCCAGCGGGCAAGATTTACTCGTCCTTGATGCGGCTGCCATTTTGAATTTGTTTGTTTAA
- a CDS encoding methyl-accepting chemotaxis protein, with protein MLTNSDLPESTDYAMSPVSPAGMKKMSKKSSLRTKAILWAIGLSTLPVLGIGTGAYLSTSATLRQQVEQNQQNQAEELADKVARFMFERYGDIQVLANLPFLVNADLDRTMSEQQKKDVLTDYAKTYGLYDSIAVYDLKGRVTLFSQNQTEVSIAQMPEFKRILETGERFISQPQQSKITKELVVYSFALVKNQQTGEPVGVVRSRMPVSHLDILVKSFSEKGEYHLIDQAGNYFAATTSGNIGKSAASDFPNLSDTFQARSATAKLAMSESDQKQKLVGYAPFRSVNNTPVLPWSAVQAVNQDVAFAAQNQLLLELILGTAGTALLVAVIAAFLANRATQPLKEMANVVSEIGQGKLDSRLVVNRTDEVGVLSENINQMAGQLQDFLDIQERAAQRSESFADALAAIQNSSDEAELLAQSVTQVRMALNADRVVVYRFKSDWSGYIAAESVLSGFPEALDDQIEDACIPAALLDEYRHNRVVPTNDVFNAGFHPEHLELMHRLAIKSNLVLPILKQGELYGLFVAHHCAEFHQWEQGEIDSMLQFASQIGLALDQAAMLERTEQSRLNAQELNRIATAAKQSLNRDEITNIVVQNALPLLNVERVVGYFFADAGYHTGQIVAEALVDGIQALTGQEFEDGCSTDMVERYQPGAVRVMPDIYTEDISDCHREMLEACGIRASIIAPIIRNQKLIGLLCAHQSTAARQWTNDEVDIFQQLSAQLGYALDQAYLLEYAEQARLEARAEADKGLAKQKLEKELLQKRALELLMEVDPVSQGDLTIRATVTPDEMGTIADSYNAIIRSLRQIVTEVQEASTSVASTATDNETAVSSLSEESKRQLISMQTALDRLGSMMQSIDGVAERAVKAERNVQLAAETLQAGDDAMNRTVSGISAIRETVSETSKKVKRLGEASQKISKVVSLIGDFAAQTNLLALNAAIEASRAGEEGRGFAVVAEEVRSLAQQSATATAEIEQLVEEIQAQTSAVSAAMEAGTEQVVEGTQLVEETREKLGQINQVSQQINDLVKEIATAAASQTETSEEVTSTMREVADTVTTTSEQSEQVADSFHRLLQVAQDLQVSVSQFKVQ; from the coding sequence ATGCTCACTAACTCTGATCTACCTGAATCGACTGACTATGCAATGTCGCCGGTGTCGCCTGCCGGGATGAAAAAAATGTCGAAAAAAAGCAGTCTGCGCACGAAGGCGATTTTATGGGCGATCGGATTGAGTACTTTGCCTGTCTTGGGGATTGGTACCGGTGCCTATCTCTCGACGAGTGCGACATTGCGTCAGCAAGTAGAACAGAACCAGCAAAATCAAGCCGAAGAGCTCGCGGATAAAGTCGCGCGCTTTATGTTTGAGCGGTATGGTGATATTCAAGTTTTGGCGAATTTGCCGTTCCTGGTCAATGCTGACTTGGATCGCACAATGAGTGAGCAGCAAAAGAAGGATGTGCTGACGGATTATGCTAAGACCTATGGTCTTTACGACAGTATTGCGGTTTATGACTTGAAGGGGCGGGTGACGCTATTCTCCCAAAACCAGACAGAAGTTAGCATCGCGCAAATGCCAGAATTTAAGCGGATACTGGAAACCGGTGAGCGGTTCATCAGTCAGCCGCAGCAGTCGAAAATTACCAAAGAGCTGGTGGTCTATTCTTTTGCGCTGGTGAAAAATCAGCAGACGGGGGAGCCGGTCGGGGTGGTGCGATCGCGGATGCCGGTTTCCCACCTGGATATTTTGGTCAAGAGTTTTTCGGAGAAGGGTGAATACCATCTGATTGATCAAGCGGGTAACTACTTTGCGGCGACTACGTCGGGTAATATCGGCAAGAGTGCGGCTTCCGACTTCCCGAACCTGAGCGATACCTTCCAAGCGCGATCGGCGACGGCGAAGTTAGCGATGTCTGAGTCGGATCAGAAGCAGAAACTCGTGGGCTATGCACCGTTCCGATCGGTGAATAATACGCCAGTGTTGCCGTGGTCAGCGGTGCAGGCTGTGAATCAAGATGTGGCTTTTGCCGCGCAGAATCAGTTGCTCCTCGAGCTGATTTTGGGAACAGCGGGAACGGCTTTATTAGTGGCGGTGATTGCGGCGTTCTTGGCGAATCGGGCGACGCAGCCATTAAAGGAGATGGCCAACGTTGTCTCCGAAATTGGTCAAGGTAAATTGGATTCGCGCTTGGTGGTAAATCGGACTGATGAAGTGGGTGTGCTATCGGAAAACATTAACCAAATGGCCGGTCAGTTGCAGGATTTCTTGGATATCCAAGAACGCGCGGCCCAGCGCTCTGAATCTTTTGCGGATGCCTTAGCCGCGATTCAAAATAGTTCGGATGAAGCGGAATTGTTGGCTCAATCGGTGACGCAGGTGCGCATGGCCTTGAATGCTGATCGGGTTGTGGTCTATCGCTTTAAGTCGGATTGGAGTGGTTATATTGCCGCGGAATCGGTTTTGTCGGGCTTCCCCGAGGCCCTCGACGATCAAATCGAAGATGCTTGTATTCCTGCGGCATTACTGGATGAATATCGTCATAATCGGGTCGTGCCGACGAATGACGTATTTAATGCCGGGTTCCACCCCGAGCATTTGGAATTGATGCATCGCTTGGCGATTAAGTCGAACTTGGTCTTGCCGATTCTGAAGCAAGGTGAATTGTACGGTTTATTTGTGGCCCATCATTGTGCGGAGTTCCATCAGTGGGAACAAGGCGAAATTGATTCGATGCTGCAATTTGCGAGTCAGATCGGTTTGGCGCTCGATCAGGCTGCGATGCTGGAGCGGACCGAGCAATCGCGCTTGAATGCCCAGGAATTAAACCGCATTGCGACGGCCGCGAAGCAGTCGCTGAATCGCGACGAAATCACCAATATTGTGGTGCAAAATGCTTTGCCGCTCCTAAATGTTGAGCGGGTGGTTGGGTATTTCTTCGCGGATGCGGGCTATCATACCGGGCAAATTGTCGCTGAAGCACTAGTTGATGGGATTCAGGCCTTGACCGGGCAAGAATTTGAAGATGGTTGCTCCACCGATATGGTTGAGCGTTATCAGCCGGGTGCGGTGCGAGTTATGCCGGATATTTACACGGAGGATATCAGTGATTGCCATCGTGAAATGTTGGAAGCCTGCGGTATCCGGGCCAGTATTATTGCGCCGATTATTCGCAACCAGAAACTGATTGGGTTGCTCTGTGCGCATCAGTCGACGGCGGCCCGCCAATGGACCAATGATGAAGTCGATATTTTCCAACAGTTATCGGCGCAATTGGGTTATGCGTTGGATCAAGCCTATTTGTTGGAATATGCGGAGCAAGCCCGCCTCGAAGCTCGCGCAGAAGCCGATAAGGGTTTGGCGAAGCAGAAGCTGGAGAAGGAATTGCTCCAGAAGCGCGCCCTGGAATTGTTGATGGAAGTTGATCCGGTCAGCCAAGGTGACTTGACGATTCGGGCAACGGTGACACCGGATGAAATGGGCACGATCGCGGACTCGTACAATGCGATTATTCGCTCCCTGCGTCAGATTGTCACGGAAGTGCAAGAGGCCTCAACTTCAGTGGCCTCAACCGCCACCGATAACGAAACAGCGGTATCGTCTCTCTCAGAAGAGTCGAAGCGTCAGTTGATTTCGATGCAGACAGCCCTCGATCGTCTCGGTTCGATGATGCAGTCCATTGACGGTGTGGCGGAACGGGCCGTGAAAGCGGAACGCAACGTGCAGTTGGCGGCAGAAACGCTGCAAGCTGGGGATGATGCGATGAACCGTACGGTTTCGGGCATCTCCGCGATTCGTGAAACGGTATCGGAAACGTCGAAGAAAGTGAAACGTCTGGGTGAGGCATCCCAGAAGATTTCGAAGGTGGTGAGTTTGATTGGTGACTTTGCGGCCCAAACGAACCTGCTCGCCCTGAACGCAGCAATTGAAGCCTCCCGTGCGGGTGAAGAAGGGCGTGGTTTTGCGGTGGTGGCGGAGGAAGTCCGGTCGCTGGCGCAGCAGTCAGCGACGGCAACCGCCGAAATTGAGCAGCTGGTGGAAGAAATCCAGGCTCAAACCAGTGCGGTATCGGCCGCGATGGAAGCCGGTACAGAGCAGGTGGTCGAAGGAACGCAGTTGGTGGAAGAGACCCGTGAAAAGCTGGGTCAAATTAACCAAGTGAGTCAACAGATTAACGATCTAGTCAAGGAAATTGCCACGGCGGCTGCGAGTCAGACTGAGACTTCGGAAGAAGTGACATCGACGATGCGGGAAGTGGCGGATACCGTGACGACGACTTCCGAACAATCGGAGCAAGTGGCCGACTCTTTCCACCGTCTGTTGCAGGTGGCCCAAGATCTACAAGTCAGTGTTTCGCAGTTTAAGGTGCAGTAG
- a CDS encoding response regulator yields MQIDSNIRDQAYQFFIQESLEFLQILEEGLLNLQQSHETAEIHAIMRAAHSIKGGAASVGLESIKKIAHQMEDVLRALYKDTVVIDVELEELLLQAYDCLRTPLIQQIQTGENDGEHWLEQSEVVFGQLVEKLGDAMLGESELPTAAELGIDIVQVIFSGDVEEGLTRLESVLADAAHPEIAGELRAQAQVFLGVGELVNLGGFVAIANAVESAIETHPQQARTITALAVADFRAAQKVVLDGDRAQGGSPSAALLQWANAAPGEVPDADAPATNVADVFAALAADALPEIAAGELADSPDSDLAASGDFWSAAAVDEGDTDFDVLETVDFAFGEHDRAESLPAPSDLPDDAALPPANRIDLSTDLSDVDFDADRDALSAAEFDIRDTPDALAATEALSNLDFGALEFDTDSFGEFDLGADLLAEQCDADVMADTPVPLIDPVDPTADLADAPPLDTSARQMLQAETVVESWDLVEAPNASPTNEPNLNRDSPSIESIDAVEALNEGSDLDAELGDLVPDAADPQADFTTDMPSAMPADNALTGLNAMMADMTGEDDAWPDVFALTETAEIPAPAAAVPELPAAVPVVPDRQAAVAAVENAETVSVALRNAPPAPAKPQSAKAAKAVAGDTPVLSNAIRVDLERLDRLNNLVGEMVSQENSSILQNQQLVEILSTVLQRVGRFDHLTRELRGYVDGSQTMHSQLEQSVRAAGVANAEMISEFDPLQMDNYSDLSVLMQETIDEIAQIGEAMRDMTLLTRNAQKTQRHKQQTLREVRSDLLWARMLPIGDILQRFPRMIRDMARKHGKSVALHLSGNTTLVDKGMLERLYDPLVHLVRNGFDHGIETIEQRITLGKPEEASIAIRAYHRGSQIYIEIADDGRGIDTDRVLQKALSKQLITPAVAASMTTEEIYDLLFTPGFSTVDIVSELSGRGVGLDTVRTQIKLLKGNLSVTSEPGQGTTFTLRLPLTLTITKLLVFSVDDHLMSVPVDSLLAIVAAPVDQIQTLKNGQFYHWQEQFIPIYPQSIFADRYILSHQSQEQPNALTLPTKGKVPLLMLAGENQTIALPVDTILYERELAIKPFGKTVTPPPYLYGCTLLGDGSLVPVLDAQMLISSKQAEIVAQRVNFAPPKPVVDIRNATILVIDDSLTTRQTLAAVLQKAGYRVLQAKDGRDGVEQLAQHPEIQAVFCDIEMPRMNGFEFLNSCRQDYDKTLLPVTMLSSRSNEKHRQVAKYMGANEYLTKPFLEPELLEVLTTLLQERAAAITSERELVPPVLA; encoded by the coding sequence ATGCAGATTGATTCCAACATCCGCGACCAAGCCTATCAATTCTTTATTCAAGAATCGTTAGAGTTTTTGCAAATACTCGAAGAGGGTTTGCTGAATCTTCAGCAGAGCCATGAGACGGCGGAAATCCATGCAATTATGCGAGCGGCACACTCGATTAAGGGTGGGGCGGCGAGTGTGGGGCTGGAGTCAATTAAAAAAATTGCGCACCAGATGGAGGATGTCTTGCGCGCCCTGTACAAGGATACAGTGGTGATTGATGTTGAACTGGAAGAGTTGCTGCTGCAAGCCTACGACTGTCTGCGCACGCCGTTGATTCAGCAGATTCAGACGGGGGAAAATGATGGGGAACATTGGCTCGAACAATCGGAAGTTGTGTTTGGTCAATTGGTCGAGAAACTTGGCGATGCAATGTTGGGAGAAAGTGAATTACCAACTGCCGCTGAGTTAGGAATTGATATTGTCCAGGTCATTTTTAGTGGGGATGTCGAAGAAGGATTGACGCGGCTAGAATCCGTTTTAGCGGATGCGGCGCACCCAGAGATTGCCGGTGAATTGCGTGCCCAGGCCCAAGTGTTTTTGGGGGTTGGCGAATTAGTTAATTTGGGGGGGTTTGTGGCGATCGCCAATGCCGTGGAGTCGGCGATCGAAACCCATCCCCAGCAAGCCCGCACCATCACCGCCTTGGCCGTAGCGGATTTTCGCGCGGCCCAAAAAGTGGTGTTGGATGGCGATCGTGCCCAAGGTGGCTCTCCCAGTGCAGCTTTATTGCAGTGGGCGAATGCGGCGCCCGGTGAGGTGCCCGATGCAGATGCCCCAGCAACGAATGTGGCCGATGTCTTTGCGGCACTCGCAGCGGATGCGTTACCAGAAATAGCGGCAGGCGAATTAGCGGATTCCCCTGATTCGGACCTCGCGGCGAGCGGCGATTTTTGGTCGGCGGCCGCCGTCGATGAAGGGGATACGGATTTTGATGTGTTGGAAACGGTTGACTTTGCTTTCGGTGAGCACGATCGTGCCGAATCTCTCCCCGCACCAAGTGATTTGCCGGATGATGCCGCGTTGCCGCCAGCGAATCGCATTGATTTAAGTACTGATTTAAGTGATGTTGATTTCGATGCTGATCGTGATGCTTTATCGGCAGCAGAATTCGATATCCGTGATACGCCTGACGCATTGGCCGCCACAGAAGCGTTGAGTAATCTAGATTTCGGCGCGCTGGAATTCGATACAGATAGTTTCGGTGAGTTTGATCTAGGGGCAGATCTGTTGGCGGAGCAATGCGACGCTGATGTGATGGCCGACACCCCAGTGCCGTTAATTGATCCCGTTGATCCGACCGCGGATCTGGCCGATGCGCCACCGCTAGATACGTCGGCGCGGCAGATGCTCCAAGCTGAAACTGTCGTCGAAAGTTGGGATCTTGTTGAAGCGCCCAATGCTTCACCAACCAATGAACCGAACCTTAACCGTGATAGTCCAAGCATCGAATCGATTGATGCGGTTGAGGCCTTGAACGAAGGGAGCGACCTGGACGCTGAGTTAGGTGATTTGGTCCCGGATGCCGCAGACCCGCAGGCTGACTTCACAACCGATATGCCGTCGGCCATGCCCGCAGACAATGCTCTGACGGGTTTGAATGCCATGATGGCCGATATGACTGGCGAGGATGATGCTTGGCCCGACGTTTTTGCCCTGACGGAAACGGCCGAAATCCCGGCCCCAGCAGCGGCAGTCCCAGAACTGCCAGCAGCCGTACCCGTTGTCCCCGATCGTCAAGCAGCAGTGGCCGCGGTCGAGAATGCCGAAACTGTTTCAGTCGCATTAAGAAATGCGCCCCCCGCCCCGGCCAAACCCCAGTCGGCGAAGGCGGCGAAGGCGGTTGCCGGAGATACCCCCGTCTTATCCAACGCGATTCGAGTCGACTTAGAGCGCTTGGATCGATTGAATAACCTCGTGGGTGAGATGGTGAGCCAAGAGAACAGCTCGATTCTGCAAAACCAGCAGCTGGTTGAGATTCTCAGTACGGTGCTCCAACGCGTCGGCCGTTTTGATCACCTGACCCGTGAACTGCGGGGCTATGTGGATGGGAGTCAAACCATGCATAGCCAACTTGAGCAGTCCGTCCGTGCTGCAGGTGTGGCGAATGCGGAAATGATTTCTGAATTTGATCCATTGCAAATGGATAATTACAGTGATTTATCGGTCTTGATGCAGGAGACGATCGACGAAATTGCCCAAATTGGTGAGGCCATGCGTGACATGACCTTACTAACCCGTAATGCCCAGAAGACACAGCGGCATAAGCAGCAAACATTACGCGAAGTGCGAAGTGATTTGTTATGGGCGCGGATGTTGCCGATCGGCGATATTTTACAACGCTTTCCCCGGATGATTCGGGATATGGCCCGCAAGCATGGCAAGTCCGTGGCCCTGCACTTATCCGGCAATACGACGCTGGTGGATAAGGGCATGTTAGAGCGGTTATATGATCCCTTGGTACATCTGGTGCGGAATGGTTTTGATCATGGCATTGAAACGATCGAGCAGCGCATCACTCTGGGTAAGCCAGAAGAGGCTTCGATCGCGATTCGGGCTTACCATCGAGGCAGCCAAATCTATATTGAAATTGCCGATGACGGTCGCGGCATTGACACCGATCGCGTGTTGCAAAAAGCCTTGTCGAAACAGTTGATTACGCCGGCAGTCGCGGCTTCGATGACCACTGAGGAAATTTACGATCTGCTGTTTACACCGGGCTTCTCAACGGTGGACATTGTGAGTGAGTTGTCTGGCCGGGGAGTGGGGCTCGATACAGTCCGGACACAAATCAAATTGCTCAAGGGTAATCTGAGTGTGACTTCTGAACCGGGTCAAGGAACGACCTTCACGTTGCGTTTACCATTGACGCTGACAATCACTAAATTGCTAGTGTTTAGTGTGGATGATCATTTAATGTCGGTGCCCGTTGATAGTCTCCTGGCGATTGTAGCAGCCCCTGTCGATCAGATTCAGACTTTGAAAAATGGCCAGTTTTACCATTGGCAGGAGCAATTCATTCCAATTTATCCGCAGTCGATCTTTGCCGATCGCTATATTCTGAGCCATCAAAGCCAAGAGCAGCCGAACGCCTTGACCCTGCCAACGAAGGGAAAGGTGCCGCTGCTGATGTTGGCGGGTGAAAACCAGACGATCGCCCTACCCGTGGATACGATTTTGTACGAGCGAGAACTGGCGATTAAACCCTTTGGTAAGACCGTCACCCCGCCGCCGTATTTATACGGTTGCACATTGCTTGGGGATGGCTCCCTCGTGCCGGTGCTGGATGCGCAGATGTTGATTAGCTCAAAGCAGGCGGAAATTGTGGCGCAGCGAGTGAATTTTGCCCCACCGAAACCCGTCGTGGATATTCGCAATGCCACAATTTTGGTGATTGATGACTCATTGACGACGCGGCAAACCCTCGCGGCGGTATTGCAGAAAGCCGGTTATCGCGTGTTGCAGGCAAAAGATGGGCGTGACGGAGTCGAGCAACTGGCCCAGCATCCGGAAATTCAAGCGGTATTCTGTGATATCGAAATGCCCCGGATGAACGGCTTCGAATTCTTGAACTCTTGTCGCCAAGATTATGACAAGACGTTGCTGCCAGTGACGATGTTGTCTTCGCGCAGTAACGAAAAGCATCGTCAAGTCGCCAAGTATATGGGGGCCAACGAATATCTCACGAAGCCGTTTTTGGAGCCGGAGTTATTAGAAGTGCTCACGACGTTACTGCAAGAACGCGCTGCCGCGATTACTTCTGAGCGAGAATTGGTGCCGCCGGTTTTGGCTTAG
- a CDS encoding glycerate kinase, translating into MPAQSNPMLQAWQQFCSGNSQPLQQCLEAEFPPDECWARADFDRSAEFQRRWQWLEMAQPQLQEFFAARNFPDTWILPLWSVWLPLACQLQDWQRLAHPTPQIIGFLGGQGSGKTTLTTLLKCLLELQGYRVLAWSIDDLYLPYEDRLALAQQDPRLIWRGPPGTHDVSLGRDILQQFKARRPSVAVPRFDKSRHSGAGDRSGFEPVDAVDFVLFEGWFVGAQPLAPERLEQLRWPDPIRTAADRQFAQDMNQALQTYQPLWAMLDHLVVLQLQDYRWSQQWRQQAEQQMRAQGLPGMSDLEIQAFVEYFWRTLHPDLFITPLAADGADLVLEIGADHLPDRVYRPGA; encoded by the coding sequence ATGCCAGCTCAATCTAATCCGATGCTGCAAGCCTGGCAGCAATTTTGCAGTGGTAACTCACAGCCTTTGCAGCAATGCCTTGAGGCAGAATTTCCCCCTGACGAGTGTTGGGCGCGGGCCGATTTTGATCGATCGGCAGAATTTCAGCGACGGTGGCAGTGGCTAGAGATGGCGCAACCCCAACTCCAGGAATTTTTCGCCGCCCGTAATTTTCCTGATACTTGGATCCTGCCACTGTGGTCAGTCTGGTTGCCCTTGGCTTGCCAGTTGCAAGATTGGCAGCGATTGGCCCATCCTACCCCGCAAATTATTGGGTTTTTGGGTGGACAAGGGAGTGGCAAGACAACCTTAACCACCCTCCTAAAATGTTTGTTGGAGCTGCAGGGTTACCGGGTGCTGGCTTGGTCGATCGATGATCTGTATTTGCCCTACGAGGATCGCCTCGCATTAGCACAGCAGGATCCACGACTAATTTGGCGGGGGCCACCCGGGACCCATGATGTGTCGCTAGGGCGCGATATTTTGCAGCAATTTAAAGCGAGGCGTCCGTCGGTGGCGGTGCCCCGCTTCGATAAGTCGCGCCATTCTGGGGCTGGGGATCGATCGGGGTTTGAGCCAGTTGACGCTGTAGATTTTGTCTTGTTTGAGGGGTGGTTTGTCGGGGCTCAACCGCTGGCACCGGAACGCTTGGAACAGTTGCGCTGGCCCGATCCGATTCGGACCGCTGCCGATCGCCAGTTTGCGCAGGATATGAATCAGGCGTTGCAGACCTATCAGCCACTGTGGGCCATGCTCGATCATCTGGTTGTGCTGCAACTCCAGGACTATCGCTGGAGTCAGCAATGGCGTCAGCAAGCGGAACAGCAAATGCGGGCGCAAGGCTTGCCCGGTATGAGTGACCTGGAAATTCAGGCCTTTGTGGAATATTTTTGGCGCACGCTGCATCCCGACCTCTTTATTACACCGTTAGCGGCCGATGGTGCGGATCTGGTATTGGAGATTGGTGCGGATCATTTGCCCGATCGGGTCTACCGGCCGGGTGCTTAG
- a CDS encoding HlyD family efflux transporter periplasmic adaptor subunit: MSATPAQSRQIKQQLATPEESLSYELGKAVQELPPLYTRLLAGAIGVLTVGTIAWANFSKVEEVAVTQGKLLPSTEVRPIRATSVGGVSETLVKEGDKVTKDQVLVEMHPGSVETSVESLEKEVEKLRQAVARLEAESTGSVVGVTPEQSQLLAARKLDLQTRQQSAISEANRQVAVMNEAQTQLERFQGNLERARITRRNAVETRDEARANLAITKERQTRLKSLEDSGAVPHLEILNAAAAVNQSEQQLVAARNQINEADNQIVTLEKQIQASRDRMQQAQQAFNGAKSNAANVAPQRQSEVLAQLAQRRAELSRKVGELEVAKKQKSDRATVKAPFDGTVYNLKVTQGPVQQGEELLSILPKDQELIMEVKVQNRDVGFVRLNQKAKVKLAAFPYQQFRVIEGKLISVSPDAVVERDANGREMGPVFTAKIQLDRSTVQVRGKDVELTPGMTGTADIVTRKKTVLSFLIEPITRKFGEAFSIR, translated from the coding sequence ATGTCCGCGACCCCCGCTCAATCGCGTCAGATCAAGCAGCAGCTTGCGACGCCTGAGGAATCTTTATCCTATGAATTGGGGAAAGCGGTACAGGAATTGCCACCCTTGTATACGCGGTTATTAGCGGGGGCGATCGGGGTCTTAACGGTGGGGACGATCGCTTGGGCGAATTTCAGTAAAGTCGAAGAAGTGGCTGTGACCCAAGGCAAGCTACTGCCTTCTACCGAAGTGCGGCCGATTCGGGCAACGAGTGTGGGGGGTGTGTCGGAGACGTTGGTGAAGGAAGGCGATAAGGTCACCAAGGATCAAGTGTTGGTCGAAATGCATCCAGGATCGGTGGAAACTAGCGTCGAAAGTCTGGAAAAGGAAGTCGAAAAGCTCCGTCAGGCGGTGGCCCGGTTGGAAGCCGAGAGTACGGGTAGTGTTGTCGGTGTGACACCGGAGCAGAGTCAGCTATTAGCGGCGCGCAAGCTGGATTTGCAGACTCGGCAGCAGTCGGCAATTTCTGAAGCAAATCGCCAAGTTGCGGTGATGAATGAGGCCCAAACGCAGTTGGAACGGTTCCAGGGCAACTTGGAGCGGGCCCGGATCACGCGGCGCAATGCCGTAGAAACCCGCGATGAAGCGCGGGCGAATTTAGCAATTACGAAAGAGCGTCAGACCCGCTTAAAGAGTTTGGAAGATAGTGGTGCCGTGCCGCACCTGGAGATTTTGAATGCGGCGGCGGCAGTGAATCAGTCAGAGCAGCAATTAGTTGCCGCCAGAAACCAAATTAACGAAGCGGATAATCAGATTGTCACGCTCGAAAAGCAGATCCAAGCATCCCGCGATCGGATGCAACAGGCCCAGCAAGCCTTTAATGGGGCCAAGAGCAATGCGGCGAATGTCGCCCCGCAGCGCCAGAGCGAAGTCCTCGCTCAACTGGCCCAGCGCCGGGCAGAGCTCTCGCGAAAAGTGGGTGAACTGGAGGTGGCGAAAAAGCAAAAGTCGGATCGTGCGACGGTTAAGGCGCCTTTCGATGGCACGGTGTACAACCTGAAAGTCACCCAAGGCCCAGTCCAGCAAGGTGAAGAATTGCTCTCGATTCTCCCGAAGGATCAAGAGTTGATTATGGAAGTGAAGGTTCAGAACCGGGATGTGGGATTTGTCCGCTTGAATCAGAAGGCCAAGGTTAAGCTGGCGGCTTTTCCCTATCAGCAGTTCCGAGTGATTGAAGGGAAATTAATCAGCGTCAGCCCGGATGCCGTTGTGGAGCGGGATGCCAATGGGCGAGAAATGGGGCCGGTGTTTACGGCCAAGATTCAGTTGGATCGGTCCACCGTCCAGGTGCGGGGTAAGGATGTCGAGCTAACGCCCGGAATGACTGGGACGGCTGACATCGTGACCCGTAAGAAGACGGTCTTGAGTTTCTTGATTGAACCGATTACCCGGAAATTTGGGGAGGCATTCTCGATCCGTTAG